The following are from one region of the Brienomyrus brachyistius isolate T26 chromosome 4, BBRACH_0.4, whole genome shotgun sequence genome:
- the fuz gene encoding protein fuzzy homolog yields MLQSGAVQLLCLTASSGVPLFCRGASKQLPFSVIGSLNGVHMFAAGQGVQLFNCETDRGGRVLWKVFHDSVMLIAVTGQHSDNCGDLQLRRLLDNVWNCMVLVLGLDELTNVRNVERLKRELRSCYQLIDTFLDVGKDWMGDLTHCVECLLPAQPAMLQDTLNAFAQAAESEFGCLLVHGKMVVATDKWWRLAPQEVVLLAALVRTLGGSACRDCPIFLPQGSPTVPHRLLCFQLLPGVNVCMLCGPTPTLQSVEGELVVRFWHPLVDMLHGCQALHQRCFPGSVGFHRDMLALLFINRESSRAISSVHPAPSGPDAPSPIRRWELLRLFFTFASTRYFSPTEAPQKGEQTPSQEEFALGFSDQPQQCYLVTDECKFFALQTAQHQLYILTAASVPTFALRPLATRTLSALTDSTGF; encoded by the coding sequence ATGCTGCAGTCCGGCGCAGTGCAGCTCCTGTGCCTCACGGCGAGCAGCGGCGTGCCGCTCTTCTGTCGCGGCGCATCCAAGCAACTTCCCTTCTCAGTCATCGGCTCCCTGAACGGGGTGCATATGTTTGCTGCGGGCCAGGGCGTCCAGCTTTTTAACTGTGAGACGGACCGTGGTGGCCGAGTGCTATGGAAAGTTTTCCACGACAGCGTGATGCTGATCGCTGTCACTGGCCAGCACAGCGATAACTGCGGCGACCTGCAGCTGCGCCGCCTGCTGGATAACGTGTGGAACTGTATGGTACTCGTGCTGGGCCTGGACGAGCTTACTAACGTGCGTAACGTGGAGCGCCTAAAGCGGGAACTGCGCTCCTGCTACCAGCTCATCGACACTTTCCTTGACGTTGGCAAAGACTGGATGGGGGACCTGACGCACTGTGTCGAGTGTCTGCTGCCCGCACAGCCTGCAATGCTGCAGGATACCCTGAATGCCTTTGCCCAAGCTGCAGAGAGTGAGTTTGGCTGCTTGCTGGTCCATGGCAAGATGGTGGTAGCTACTGATAAGTGGTGGCGCCTCGCGCCTCAGGAGGTGGTGCTTTTGGCAGCTCTGGTGCGGACGCTGGGAGGCTCAGCATGCCGTGACTGCCCCATCTTCCTGCCTCAGGGCAGCCCCACGGTGCCCCACCGCCTGCTGTGCTTCCAGCTGCTTCCAGGAGTGAACGTGTGCATGCTGTGCGGACCCACGCCGACACTGCAGAGCGTTGAGGGTGAACTGGTGGTGCGTTTCTGgcaccccctggtggacatgctCCATGGTTGCCAGGCCCTGCACCAGCGCTGCTTCCCTGGCTCTGTGGGCTTCCATAGGGACATGCTGGCGCTGTTGTTCATTAACCGGGAGTCCAGTCGGGCCATCTCTTCTGTCCACCCTGCCCCCTCTGGCCcagatgccccctcccccatacgCCGCTGGGAGCTGCTGCGCCTCTTCTTCACGTTTGCCTCCACGCGCTATTTCAGCCCGACGGAAGCGCCGCAGAAAGGGGAGCAGACTCCCTCCCAGGAGGAGTTTGCTCTTGGCTTCTCTGATCAGCCCCAGCAGTGTTACCTGGTGACTGACGAGTGCAAATTCTTCGCTCTACAGACAGCACAGCACCAGCTCTACATCCTGACAGCTGCTTCCGTGCCGACCTTTGCCCTCCGACCCCTGGCCACGCGCACACTCTCCGCACTTACTGACTCCACTGGTTTCTAA
- the exosc4 gene encoding exosome complex component RRP41 → MAGLELLSDQGYRLDGRKPSELRKVQARMGVFTQADGSAYIEQGNTKALAVVYGPHEVRGSRSKVLHDRAVINCQYSMATFSTAERKRRPHGDRKSSEMSLHLKQTFEAAVLTRLYPRSQIDIFVKILQSDGGNYSACVNAATLAVIDAGIPMRDYVCACSAGFMENTAVADLCHAEESGGGTVMSLALLPRGGQIALVQMDARLHQDHLDTLMEAAMTACRSLGQVLDGVVRQHLQELSVLTGE, encoded by the exons ATGGCGGGTCTAGAGTTGCTGTCGGATCAGGGATACCGCTTAGATGGTAGAAAACCATCCGAACTGCGGAAGGTGCAGGCTCGTATGGGAGTTTTTACCCAAGCCGACGGGTCAGCGTACATTGAACAAGGAAATACCAAGGCGTTAGCGGTGGTGTACGGCCCCCATGAG GTGCGTGGCTCCCGCAGCAAGGTGCTCCATGACCGGGCTGTTATTAACTGCCAGTACAGCATGGCCACCTTCAGCACGGCGGAGAGGAAGCGCCGGCCGCACGGGGACCGCAAGTCCAGCGAGATGAGCCTCCACCTCAAGCAGACCTTCGAGGCGGCCGTGCTGACTCGCCTCTATCCGCGCTCACAGATCGACATCTTCGTCAAG ATCCTGCAGTCGGATGGTGGAAACTACAGCGCGTGTGTGAACGCAGCCACCCTGGCGGTGATCGACGCTGGCATCCCGATGCGTGACTACGTGTGCGCCTGCAGCGCTGGCTTCATGGAGAACACGGCAGTCGCGGACCTCTGCCATGCAGAGGAGAGCGGTGGGGGCACGGTCATGTCGTTGGCGCTGCTGCCACGAGGCGGGCAGATCGCCCTGGTGCAAATGGACGCCCGACTGCACCAGGACCACCTGGATACTCTGATGGAGGCCGCCATGACTGCCTGCCGCAGCTTGGGCCAAGTGCTGGATGGGGTTGTTCGACAGCACCTGCAGGAGCTGTCTGTCCTGACGGGGGAGTGA